ACAGGCCACCCCCGCAATTTCATGAATCCATCCGGACCAAAAAAGGAGCCCGGTTCCACGTCACCGGCAGTAGCCGCATACAGGGAAGGAAGAGCTCCCATCTCGGCAGTCTGGGCCACCAGCCGGTTGGCCATATTAAAGGATCCTGCCCCAAAACTGGAGCCCTTCATGCGGGCACCTTTGGCCTGTAACTCTGTATCCGCATATCCGGGATGGGCCGCAGCGGCTATCACCAATACTCCTGCTTGCTTTATCCTGGCGGCCAGTTCATGAACAAAAAGCAGGTTGGCCAGCTTGCTCATACCATAGGCCCCCCATTTTTTATATCCCTTTTCCCAGTGAGGGTCCTCAAAACGTATTTTCCCCATGTAGTGCGCCAGGCTGCTTACCTGAACCACCCTGGACCGGCCAGTTTTTTTCAGATGTGGCCAGAGCCGTGCGGTAAGTGCAAAATGCCCCAGGTGGTTCACTCCGAACTGCATCTCAAACCCATCGGTGGTCCGCTGGTATGGAATTGCCATCAGCCCGGCATTATTGATCAGCAGATCCAGACCGTCACCTGACTCAGAAAACTTTTGTGCAAACTGTTTTACCGACTCCAGGCTGGCCAGGTCCAGGTGCCACAGTTCGGGTTCCACAAGCGCACCCTCCTCCCTGATCCGGGCCCTGGCCAGTTCGCCCTTATCCAGGTTTCTGCAGGCCATAATTACTTTCATCCCTCTAACAGCAAGCACCTTTGAAGTATGAAACCCAAGTCCGCTGTTGGCTCCTGTTACCACGGCTATCCTGCCCGTCTGTGACGGAATCTGATTTGTGGTCCATCCATTCTTTCTCATAAAATATCCATTTCCAGATAGGGTAAAATACTCCCCGGGCATCTTATTGGCAAAGCAGGTTTAATATAACACTAAAAACAAATAAACATGAAAACTAAAACGAGAAACTCAAGAATTTGGTTCGTGGCAGCTCTTTTGTTCCTGGGAACTTCACTTTACGCCTTTCCCGGCAGTGATAAGGAGCCGGCCGATACCATCAAGTACACATCCTATTATGGTAAGGTAATCGACGCCGAATCAAGCAAGGCCCTTCCCTTCGCAACCATCGAAGCGCTTGGTAGTAATACCGCGACTGTAAGCAACATTGATGGTGATTTCACCATTAAAATTGAGCGGAATGCCAATGTTTCACAGTTGAAAATCTCATATATCGGCTTTCAGAACAAAATCATGGATCTGGGGAACTTTTCAGATCAGCGGTCATTCACGGTTGAGCTAAGCCCCAGCACCATTCAGTTAAAGCAGGTAACCATTCGTCCCAAAGATGCCATGGAGCTAATCAACGATGTCCTGTACAACATCAGGAACAATTATAGTGAGATGCCCATGATGATGCGCGGATTCTACAGGGAGACCATTCAGAGAGGGAATAATTATGTTTCCATCTCCGAAGCCGTTATTGATATTTATAAAGGAAGTTACTCCAATGATTACCAGGTAGACCAGGTGAAACTATTCAAAGGGCGCAAGAGTGCAGATGTGGAGAAAATGGATACCGTCCTGTTCAAAGTCCAGGGTGGCCCCAATACCACCATCCTGATGGATGTGGTTAAAAACCCCTACATCCTGCTTTCCGAGGAGTACCTGAATATTTACAATTTCCGCCTTACCGATGTAATCACCATCGATGACAGGCTTCACTATGTCATCTCTTTCAGTCAGAAGGATTATGTGGATGATCCCTATTACAAAGGCCGTCTCTATATAGAAATGGACAAACTGGCCATATCTGAAGCCGAATTCGAGCTCAATGTGGAGAACGAGGATGAAGCTGCCAGGCTCTTTATCCAGCGTAAACCATTTGGAATGAGAATTATTCCGGAGAGAGCTGTCTACCGGGCGAAGTATACCATTGCTGAGGATCGCTGGTACTTCAGTTATGCGCGTGCCGAAGTGAAGTTCAAGGTGAACTGGAAGAAGAAACTCTTTAACACCACCTATTCCACCATGTCGGAACTGGCTATTACGGATCGTACGTACGAGGGAATTGAGAGATTTATCGGAAAGGAAAGGTTCAAGAGCAATGATATCCTGAATGAGAAGGTTTACGTATTCTTCGATCAGGGATTTTGGGAAGGTTACAACGTCATTGAACCAGATCAATCCATAGAGAGCGCTATCCGGAAACTGAACAGGAAATACCTGAGGCGGAACGGATGATGAATGGCAAGCATCTATCTATATAGCTCAAAGCACTGTCTGTAAGAATTGTGTAACTTTACCATCCCTGTACAGTCGCCCAATGCAGACAGTGCTTTCTAAAAAGAAATATGGTCCTGAAAGAACAACAGCAGCTCAGAAAGATCCGGAAAGGGGATATCTCCTCCTTTGAGGCTCTTTTTCATCACTATTACAGTGGTTTATGCGGGTATGCGGAAAGCCTTCTGGGTCTGAAAGAGGTGGCCGAAGAGGTAGTCCAGGATGTGTTCTATAATATCTGGAAAAACAGGGAGACGCTGCGAATCAGGAATAGTCTTCAAAGTTACCTGTATCGTTCTGTATACAACAACTCTATGATGTACCTCAGAAAGATGAGAAGGGAACACTTCCTGGAAGACCTTTCACAGCCTGAACCCCGGATGGATGCACCGGATCCCTCCCAGATCATTCAACTGGATGAGGTTTCCGGTCTGATTACCCAGACTCTGGGAAAACTTCCGGAAAGGACCAGGGAGATATTCAGATTGAATCGACAGGAAGGATTGAAGTACAGAGAGATAGCCCAGAAGTTGGCCATTTCGGAAAAAACGGTGGAGGCAAATATGGGGAAAGCTCTGAAAGCATTAAGAAACAGCATGGAGAAATATGAGCAGGACTAAAGATATGGAAATGGCCCGCTACCTGGCCGGGGAGATGAATACCAAAGAGGAAATAAACTTTTTAAGTGAATCGGGGAAAAGCCGGGAACAATTGTCAGAACTAAAAAAAATGGAAAAGCACTGGAAATATTTCGATCAGAATCCCTCCCGGAAAAAATGGAATTCTGGAAAGGCCTGGAACCTGCTTTATAAAAAGCTGGAATCGGATGGTCTCCTGGAGGACCGGACCGTTAAGGAGGATCGAAGAACCTTTGTCCCCCTGTTCAGGATCGCTGCAACCATTGCATTGATGCTTGCCATCGGTTTACCGGCACTCTATTTTGGAGTGATTCGTGATTTTTCAGGAGACGGTAACCGGCATTATGTGGCCGAAGAAGGAATGGCCATGGTGGATCTGCCCGATGGCAGCCGGGTCTATCTCAATAAAGGCGCTGAAATCTCCTATTCGAAAGCATTCAAAAACCAGAGGAATATTTCGCTTCTTGGTGAAGCTTTCTTCGAAGTGATGCCTGATCCTCAGA
The genomic region above belongs to Bacteroidales bacterium and contains:
- a CDS encoding oxidoreductase, producing the protein MRKNGWTTNQIPSQTGRIAVVTGANSGLGFHTSKVLAVRGMKVIMACRNLDKGELARARIREEGALVEPELWHLDLASLESVKQFAQKFSESGDGLDLLINNAGLMAIPYQRTTDGFEMQFGVNHLGHFALTARLWPHLKKTGRSRVVQVSSLAHYMGKIRFEDPHWEKGYKKWGAYGMSKLANLLFVHELAARIKQAGVLVIAAAAHPGYADTELQAKGARMKGSSFGAGSFNMANRLVAQTAEMGALPSLYAATAGDVEPGSFFGPDGFMKLRGWPVRDTPSPKLVTREVSGRLWEISEELTGIVFSL
- a CDS encoding carboxypeptidase-like regulatory domain-containing protein; its protein translation is MKTKTRNSRIWFVAALLFLGTSLYAFPGSDKEPADTIKYTSYYGKVIDAESSKALPFATIEALGSNTATVSNIDGDFTIKIERNANVSQLKISYIGFQNKIMDLGNFSDQRSFTVELSPSTIQLKQVTIRPKDAMELINDVLYNIRNNYSEMPMMMRGFYRETIQRGNNYVSISEAVIDIYKGSYSNDYQVDQVKLFKGRKSADVEKMDTVLFKVQGGPNTTILMDVVKNPYILLSEEYLNIYNFRLTDVITIDDRLHYVISFSQKDYVDDPYYKGRLYIEMDKLAISEAEFELNVENEDEAARLFIQRKPFGMRIIPERAVYRAKYTIAEDRWYFSYARAEVKFKVNWKKKLFNTTYSTMSELAITDRTYEGIERFIGKERFKSNDILNEKVYVFFDQGFWEGYNVIEPDQSIESAIRKLNRKYLRRNG
- a CDS encoding RNA polymerase sigma-70 factor; this translates as MVLKEQQQLRKIRKGDISSFEALFHHYYSGLCGYAESLLGLKEVAEEVVQDVFYNIWKNRETLRIRNSLQSYLYRSVYNNSMMYLRKMRREHFLEDLSQPEPRMDAPDPSQIIQLDEVSGLITQTLGKLPERTREIFRLNRQEGLKYREIAQKLAISEKTVEANMGKALKALRNSMEKYEQD
- a CDS encoding FecR domain-containing protein; the protein is MSRTKDMEMARYLAGEMNTKEEINFLSESGKSREQLSELKKMEKHWKYFDQNPSRKKWNSGKAWNLLYKKLESDGLLEDRTVKEDRRTFVPLFRIAATIALMLAIGLPALYFGVIRDFSGDGNRHYVAEEGMAMVDLPDGSRVYLNKGAEISYSKAFKNQRNISLLGEAFFEVMPDPQNPFTVRSGELLVSVLGTSFNVKGKPASDVEVYVKTGLVKVSLEDSDQFIYLEPEQFGVLENKNLTSSLQEDPNYISWKTKDFKFVNSALAEVLQELEESYHVDIQTGDTDLSEMRITTSYSGQSINAILETIGTAFGLSVSQKGNTYLLNK